From the Fulvia fulva chromosome 2, complete sequence genome, one window contains:
- a CDS encoding 2-oxoglutarate-Fe(II) type oxidoreductase ppzD: MDARDAGEESFEIGRETETETETEAELSNQWPDKFDEEGRVFKARMLEFHELGKWLRGRIMRAVAVGLGIEEGWFDRLLHYPEVRSEAFRENGNTVRAGAHTDYWSITCLFQDDRGGLQVLPPSSNYVDATPIKDTIVVNAGDLLARWSNKTIKSTKHRVVEPPTTADVHPARYSIAYFCNPNFDQFIDAIAGTYSETRPKQYPGMSSGEYLVQRLAATY, from the exons ATGGATGCTCGAGATGCCGGTGAG GAGTCGTTCGAGATTGGGCGGGAGACTGAGACTGAGACTGAGACGGAGGCGGAGCTGTCGAATCAGTGGCCGGATAAATTCGATGAGGAAGGGAGAGTTTTCAAAGCGAGGATGCTGGAGTTTCATGAGTTGGGGAAGTGGCTGCGTGGGCGAATAATGCGGGCTGTTGCGGTGGGGTTGGGGATTGAGGAGGGGTGGTTTGATCG ACTGCTGCATTATCCGGAAGTGAGGAGTGAGGCGTTTAGGGAGAATGGGAATACTGTTAGGGCGGGGGCGCATACGGATTATTGGAGTATTACTTGTTTGTTTCAG GACGACAGAGGCGGCCTGCAGGTGCTACCGCCCAGTTCGAACTATGTTGATGCCACACCGATCAAGGACACCATCGTAGTCAATGCAGGAGACTTGCTAGCTCGCTGGTCGAACAAGACCATCAAGAGCACGAAGCATCGCGTTGTGGAGCCACCCACGACGGCAGATGTGCATCCGGCAAGGTACTCCATTGCATACTTTTGCAATCCCAACTTCGATCAGTTCATCGATGCCATTGCGGGCACGTATAGTGAGACAAGGCCGAAGCAGTATCCAGGCATGAGCAG TGGAGAATATCTCGTGCAGCGTCTTGCAGCGACGTATTGA